The Desulfococcus multivorans DNA window GCTTCGCATTGCACCGGGAAGCGACGGAGAGATCCTCAGAAGCCTGGTCTCGGGGTTGGGCGGCGTCATTCTTGAAACGGACGCACTTTTGGGCATCCATCGCGTCCGTCTGCCCGACGGCATCGACATCCCGGATTTTCCGGCAAAACTCAAGGCCGGGGAAAACCGCCTCACAGCCGAACCCAATTATGCGTATCCCATTGATTTTCCGCGCAGGTTTGTCGGCCGTGCCCCACGTTTCGAAAGCGTGGCCCCTCAAAACATCATTTCCGATACCACCGGCGTCCCGGTGGCGGTTCTGGATTCGGGATGGACGGCCGGATACGGGCTGGAAGAACGCGTGATCGCGGCGCTGGATGCCGTCAACCCGGGTATGCCGGTCACGGATGGTCTCGGCCACGGCACTCAGATGGCGCTGATCGCAGCAGGGGAGGTTCGTCCCATGGGGACGGCGGGAGAGGACGCGAAGGCGTCTCCGATTATTCCCATCCGGACCTTTGACGACAGCGGCATAACCTCCAACTTCGCCCTCATGCGGGGAATCGATTTCGCCTTGAGCAGCGGCGCGAGGGTTCTCAACATGAGCTGGGGCTCTGAAACATCGAGCCCGTTTCTGGAGGAGGCGCTCGCCTACGCGGACAATCGGGGCCTCATCGTCGTCGCCGCTGCCGGAAACAAGGCCACCGGCGCCCCCGTCTATCCCGCAGCCTATCCCACCGTCCTGGGCATCGGTGCCCTCGCTCCGGACGGAACCCCCTGGCAGCATTCAAACTACGGCAGCTTTGTTGCGCTTTCGGCGCCGGGCTATGCCGACCTGCCCGTCGGCTACAAGGGGGAGGCGGGCATCTACGCAGGAACGTCTATTGCCGCGGCCTACGTTGCGAACGTCATTTCGGGGTGGTTGACGGAGAATCCGGACTGGCAGAAATCGGACGTGATGCATCGTTTGAGAACCCACGGGCTGAAACGACAAAATCCTTGAATCCGGCGGACGCAACCCGCCCGCCTCGTCGTGCCGCACATCCCATCCGTCCCTGCCGGGTCGCGGGGACGTATCAGGAACTGCGCGTGCAGGAGCGCGTTCCCGCCAGAACGCTCTGGATTCTGTCGAGACGCTCGCACCCGTCGATGCATGCTGGAAAACGATCTCTCTCCTCACAATTTCTGCAAGGACTTTTTACGAGGGTACCGATCTCGAAATCGAATGTAAATGTGTATAGGGTCATAACATGTCACGCGGCCGACACGGGCGAAGCGCTCCAAAGGGACTTCCGCCGCGGCCGTTTAAGGGTGTATTCGTATCCTGACGGGCCGTGACCGTTCGGATTTCAGATCAATCCTCTTTACCATGCCGACTCAATTTTCGCAATGCAAAGTATGGCCCGTCCAACAGGAATCCGGGGTACCCCGACCGATCAGGACATTTTTTTCAGACCGTTGATTTTTCAGGACCTTTTTGTTATATATCCAATTTTCGACTTTCATGACGGTGACCGGATAGAGGTGACCTGTGAAAGTCGAAAGTTGAGAAATGGTTTTGTGATCCCCCATACCCCGGGAAGGAACGGTCCCGGTGAACACCGGGATGGAACGACCCAATCAAGGAGAGTGATGCTATGAATGTTGTCAATGCCCTGTCGCGCCGTGCATTTTTCTGGGTCTTTTTTTTCAGTGCCCTGATGTGGTTTCTGATCGATGCGGCCGTCTATGTCGCACTCAATGTGGTATCCCTGAAGATATCGGTGCTGCAGGAAGACGCCGGCATTGCAGACTTCCGTGAGACCGTTTCGCAATTCAAGACCTGGATCGACCTGATCGCGGAATATTATATCCCCGCATCCGTCGTCCTTGGCCTGGTGTTCATTCTCCTCCTCTGGCTTTGTCTGAGGCTCTCGTTTCCCGGCGCCCTCCGCAAGGCTGCGTCGGTGCCGCCGCCACGCTTGAAGGAGGCTAGGTCCCGGAAGAAAGATACGGCGATCGAAGCCCCTGAGCCCACGGCCGTCAAAGGCGAACGGGAAAGGCTGTATCTCTATCTCTTTTCCATCCTGCAACGGGAAGGGCGCCTGATGGACTTCCTTGCAGAAGACATCGATGCATACGACGACGCGGACATCGGGGCCGCCGTTCGCAGCATCCACGAGAACTGCCGGAAAATCATCGACAAGTATATCATTCCAAAATCGATTCTGAGCGATGACGAGGAGAGCGAAATCACCGTCGAACCGGGATTCGACCCCAATGCCGTCAAACTGACCGGAAACGTCGCGGGCAATCCGCCGTTCAGGGGGATCGTACGTCACAAGGGCTGGAAAGCGGGCAAACTCGATATGCCCACCTTGTCCGGCGAGCGGGATCCGCGGATCATCGCCCCGGCAGAGGTTGAGATTTTATAGTCGACGCAGGAAACACACTTTCACGGAAACGTCAATCAAGGAGAATTATCATTGTCAGATCCTGCCTATATAATCGGTATTGATCTAGGCACGACCAACAGCGTGGTCGCCTACACCGAAGCCCAATTCCGGAAAGGGGAAAAAGCGGAGATCCGGGTGCTGGAGATACCGCAACTCACCGATGCCGGGGTGGTCGAACAACAACCCTTGCTGCCGTCGTTCATTCTGTTGCCCAGCCCCCACGACGTTCCGCCGGACGGGCTCAAACTGCCGTGGTCGGATACCCGAACGATGGCCGTGGGTCAATTTGCCAAGGAGAGGGGCGCCGAACTGCCCCAGAAGCTGATTGCCTCCTCCAAATCCTGGTTGTGTCACACATGGGTGGATCGGAACAAACCCATTCTGCCCTGGGAGGGGCCCGACGATCTGACCAAACTATCTCCGGTGGCGGCGGCGGCGGAAATTCTGAAACACATCCGGGATGCCTGGAACTACACCATGGCCCGGGAAGACGAATCTCTCCGCATCGAACACCAGGAGGTGCTGTTGACCGTTCCGGCGTCCTTTGACGCCGTAGCCAGGGATCTCACCGTCAAGGCGGCCGAAATGGCGGGGCTGACCCGGATCACGCTGCTGGAGGAACCCCAGGCGGCTTTTTACGCATGGATCGAAGCTTCGAACGACCAGTGGCGGGAAAATATCGAGAAGGGAGACCTTGTCCTGGTGTTTGACGTGGGCGGCGGCACCTCCGATTTCAGCCTTATCGAGGTGGATGAAGAAAACGGAGAGCTGGCCCTCAAACGCATCGCCGTCGGCGATCATCTTCTCGTGGGAGGGGACAATATGGATCTGACCCTTGCCTACGCCGCCTCGCGGAAGCTCTCCGGCAAGAAAAGCCCGGATGCATGGCAGATGCGCAGCCTCTGGCATGCCTGCCGAAAGGCCAAGGAGGTTCTCCTCTCGGACCCCGAGGCCAGGGACTATACCGTAACGGTCCTGGGGCGCGGCAGCAAGTTGATCGGCGGAACTCGAAAAGCCGTCCTGGAGCGTGATATGGTCCAGAAGATTCTTCTGGAAGGCTTTTTCCCTGAATGCGGTCTGGACGCCGTTCCTCAGGTGAAACAAAAATCAGGCATCCAGGAGGTGGGGCTGGCCTATGAGTCCGATCCCGCCATCACCCGCCATCTGGCCCACTTTCTCAGCCGCCAGCAGCCGGATGACAACGGCCGCCGCCGGCTGCCGACGGCGATACTGTTCAACGGCGGGGTCATGAAGGCTGAAGTTCTCCGCAACCATCTGGTTCAAATTCTATCTTCCTGGACCGACACCGATGCCGACCGTGCCCTCCGCGAAATTGCCACCGCGGATTTCGATCTCAGCGTAGCGCGGGGCGCCGCCTATTACGGTCTCGTTCGAAAGGGGGAGGGGATTCGGATCCGCGGCGGCCTGAACAAAGCCTATTATATCGGCGTGGCCGCATCGCTTCCCGCGGTCCCGGGGATGCCGGTTCCCATCAAGGCGCTCTGCGTAGCGCCCTTCGGCATGGAGGAGGGAACGGAGGGATCTCTGCCGGATCAGGAATTCATTCTCGTCGTGGGAGAGCCGGTAAAATTCGACTTCCTTGGATCCTCCGTCAGAATCGACGACACGATGGGGCAGGTGATCGAGGAATGGGAGGATGACATCGAGGAGATCACCACCATGGAAACCACTCTGGACGGCGAAACCGGAACGGCCATACCCGTGATCCTCGAGATCCGGGTGACCGAGATCGGAACCCTCGAGATATGGTGCGTATCCAAACTCGAACCGAGCCGGCGCTGGAAGCTGGAATTCAACGTCCGGGAGCAGAGCCGCGACAGCCGTTCATAGAACGATTTGCCTTCAGTCTTCAGTCTGTTATCGGAGCATGGTGATCCGGGGCCGTGAAGCGATCTCGGGGGCGGTTTCGAAAAACCCCGCGACGGCCTCCCGGAGGGCATCCATCGATTTCGCCTTGTGCACCATGGCGTAAAACGTATGGCCGAACTTGAAATTGGCGGCAAAATAATTGGAAAATTTATAGTATCGGCGAATTGCCGTCGATTCGTCAAAATGCTTTCCCAAAAGATCGATCAATCCCAGGGCACACCGCCGGTAAACGTCGTCATCCGGCAGAACCCCGTCGGTCCATTGGGCAAACGTCCACGGACGCGCCACCGCAATCCGCCCGATGGCGACGCCGTCGCATCCGGTTTCGGAAATCATTCTTCTGCAATCGTCAATGTCGAAGACATTCCCGTTCCCGATAACGGGAATGTCTACCGATGACTTGACCATGCCAATGTATGCCCATTTGGGCGGACGGGTCCGTCGATCCGGAGCGACACGGGGATGGTACGTCAGCGCATCCGCCCCTGCGTCGGCAAACCGTCTGGCCAGATCCACGGCGGTCCTCACGTCGTCCTCCCACCCGGTCCTGAATTTCACGAAGAGGGGCACCGATACGGCCTTTCGCACCGCCGATACGATCTTTTCAGCCCGAAGCGGATCCCGCAGAAGCGCGGCACCGCAATTGTGTTTGCAAACGGCGGCGACGGCGCAGCCGAAATTGATGTCGACACCCATGAATCCCTCGGCCGCGACCCGTTCCGCCGCCAAGGCCATCACCGCCGGTTCGTCACCGTAGAGTTGACAGACCAGATGCGGCAGTTCGGCCGCCCGCCACATGAAGCCGGATGCGGCCGGTCCGCCGCCGAACGCCACCGAACGAGACCCCGTCATTTCCGAAAAGAGGAGACCGAATCCGCCGAATTCGGAAACAAGCTCCCGAAACGCCACATTCCCCAATTTGGACAGGGGTGCCAGAAAAAGACGTTTGGGGATAATACATCCCCCCACCCGGATCGGACGATTCAACAGTGCGCGGACATCCTCTGCTTCAGACGGATGCATCGGATTCCGCAGGGTTTCATTTGGCTGAACCCTCATAGGGGAACCGAAGCCCGGTAGATCCTGCCCCGGCCGCGCAACACGTAAGCGCCGACTTCCGCCGGAATCAGCACGGAAACCCCTCTGGTCAGGACCGTTTCTTTCCGGACGCCTTCGGCCCCGATATGGACGCTGCCTTCCGTACACAACAGAATTTCCACCCCGTCCACGGCCTTGCGAACGCCTTCCGACGACGTCCTCATTGAAATGACCGACAGCTGAAATTCCTGTGCGGGGGTGCGATAAACATCTTCATATTCGCTGACCCTTTCGGGGACGAGCTTCTCCAGGGTTCGGGGCGTCGTCTCGAGGATTTTCATCAGTTCCCCCACGTCGATGTGTTTGGCGGTCAGACCGCCCCGAAGCACATTGTCCGAATTGGCCATCAGCTCGATGCCCATGCCGTCAAGATAGGCATGGAGTTCTCCGGCCGGCAGGTAAAGGGCCTGCCCCGGCGTCAGACAAAAAAGATTCAGAATCGCCGGCGAAACAGCGGCAATATCATCAGGATAGGCCTTGTTGAGCGCGGGGATCCATCGGAAAACCGGGCTTTCGTCCATGCGGCGCCGTGAGTTCTCGAGGGCCTCATCGAGAATGGCGCGCTTTCGGGACGCCGGAAACGTCAGAAGGCTTGCGTAAAGCGCCTTGAGGACCTCGGCAGGACGGCCTTCCCGAAGGTTTCCGATTTCATGGGAGAGGGTTCGGGGACAGATTGCTTCGAGAAGGGCTGTGATGTCTGCGACGGGTCGGAAACCGCAGAGCCCCCAGAAAGGCGTGAGCGCACAGATGCATTCGGGTTTGTGATTGTCGTCCCGGTAGTTCCGGTTCGAGGCGTCCAAAGGAATGCCGGCCCGATTCTCCGCCTGAAATCCCGTTGCTGCCTGCCGTCGATCGGGGTGAGCCTGAATGGACAACGGCGCCGCGGCGGCAAGCACCTTGAACAAAAAGGGCAGCCGACGGCTGAACGCCGCGGCCGTGCGTTCACCGAGGATCGCTTCGGGATAACGCTCGATAGCCCGATTCAACGGAATCTGCTCACCGTCCATTTCGATGCGGGAAGGCGCTTTCGGATGTGCGCCCATCCACATTTCCGCCTGGGGGTCGCCGGAAGGCGGGCGGCCCAGCAGATCGGGAATGGCCGTGTGAGAGCCCCAGGGATATTTCAGAATCGCGTTGTCCAGTATCCAAATCCGTGTATCGATCATCTTCTCCATTTCGCTCCCGAAAACCGCTTGAACTTCCGCTGGTCAGCAAGGCATCACCCGTCATGGATTCGCCATGACGGAATCCCGTCGGCCCCTGACGACGCCGCTTCCGGATCATTAACGGCGAACGTCAAGCCTCCTGCATAAAAAACTACCACAAGAGACGGCCGGTGACAAACGGCGATTTTATGGATTGAAAAAAAGAAACGTCTGTGTTACAGAAGCATCTCTGTTTTCGAGGCTTATCTCTGATTTTTCCACTGAATTCAAATTATTAACCAATGAACTCAAGGAGGTCGACATGCGAAAGGGATTTCTGGTTACCGTTACATTCGTGATGGCCGTAATGATGCTATCCCCCCTTGCCTGGGGGAAGACCGTGAAGATCGGCTTCAATATTCCTCTGACCGGAGATATCCCCAAGGTCGGCGAAGAATCGAAATTCGCCGCCGAAATGCTGCGTGAAGACGTCAACGGCGCCGGCGGCCTCGACATCGGCGGCGAAAAATACATGCTCGAGTTCATTTATGAAGACAATGAATCCAAGGCCGAATCGGCGGTTTCCGCAGCCCTGAAGCTCATCGAAAGAGATCAGGTGCTGGCGGTCGTAGGACCCAACTCCAGCAAACAGGCGGTCCCCGGGGGACAGGTCTGTGACGACAACCGCACCCCGATGATCTCCCCGTGGTCCACGAATCCGGACACCACCAGGGATCGGCCGTGGGTCTTCAGAGCCGCATTTCTGGATCCCTTCCAGGGTCCTGTCGCCGCAGACTTCGCCATGAAGCAGTTCAAGGCTAAAACGGCCGCCGTCCTTTTTGCCCTGGCCAACGACTACAGCAAAGGACTCGCCGAAATTTTCAAGGCCGACTTCGAAAAGAAGAACGGCACAGGATCCGTGGTGGCCTATGAAAGTTACGGGGACAAGGATCAGGATTTCAGCGCTCAATTGACCAAGATCATCGCCGCCAAACCGGATTTCATTTTTCTCCCGAACAACTACAACGAAGTCGCCCTCATCGTCAAACAGGCCCACGACCTGGGCTGGACCGGACCGTTCATGGGTGCGGACGCCTGGGGCAATTCCGAGTTGATGACCCTCTGCGGCGATGACTGCAAGGGGCATTATTTCTCGACCCATTACGCCGCGGCGGGCGCTACCGGCGCGACCAAGGAATTTATCGACCGATACCAGAAAAAATACGGCTATCAGCCTGCCGACGTGGCCGCCCTGACATGGGACGCCGCCCGTATCGTCCTGAAGGGGCTTCAGGACATGGGCAGCATCACGGGGGACCTGAAAGACGACCGGAAAAAGTTGAGGGATGCCATTTCAGGCATCGCGGAATTTGAAGGCATCACGGGAAAAATGAAGTTCGACGATCAGGGGGATCCCATCAAATGCGCCGTCGTCGTCAAGATCAGCGATACGGGCGAGTTTGTCTTTACCGAGTCCGTCTGCCCGTGAAAAAAGCTGTTGATACCGTTTAATACGGTTTGGGGCTTCGGGCGGCCGGCTATGGCCGCCCAAAAGGAGAGTTGAAGCCGGATGTCAGAATCTGAGGTGGGAGCTGCGGCGACAACGATTATATCTTTCTGAGTGAACGGGATTCCTGTGCGGATCTGAAGCGAAGCGGATGCTGAAATGCGTTGGATAACGACCGGTCCGGACATTGGCGTGACAACGGCTGTTTCATCGGAACCTCGAGCACATGCAGTGCGACATCAATGACGCTGTCCGAATCGACGACTGAATACTGAAAGAAAATCCGCTCCATCTCTCCCTTGCCCCAAATATTCCCGTTCATCGGCACCTGTATTCCCACACAGGGTTTCATTGGTCATTTCTGCGCCTCAATCGTAAGGATCCCGCGTGTTCGAAAGCATCATTCAAAATCTTTTCAACGCTCTGCAGTGGGGAAGTTTTTACTCCCTGATCGCCCTGGGGTACACGCTGGTGTACGGCGTCCTCACATTGATCAATTTCGCCCATGGCGACATCTTCATGGTCGGCGCCTACATCGCCTTTTTTGTGGCCACATTCTTCCTGGCCACCCTTGAGGGTGTTCCGGGCTGGGTCACGCTCAGCCTCACGATACCGCTGACCATGATCCTCACGGCCTGCGTCGGGGTCGCGCTGGAACGGATCGCGTACCGTCCTCTCCGTCGAAAGGGCGTCAATCGGCTCTATGTGGTCATCACGGCGTTGATGTGCGGCCTGATCCTGGAAAACGGCAATCTGGCGCTCCTGGGAGCGAGCCGGAAAAGCTTTCCGGAAATGATCGATAAGGTGGTTTACACCATCGGTTCGGTCAGCCTGACCAACCTGAAGATCGCCGTCATCTTTTCCGCCGTTCTGGTCTTTATCTTCCTGCAGTTCATCGTCACCCAAACCCGCATCGGTATGGCCATGCGGGCGATCTCGTACGACAAATTCGCCGTCCCCCTGATGGGGATTCCCATCGATGCCGTCATTGTTTTCACCTTTATCCTGGGCTCCTCCATGGCCGGACTCGCGGGTGTGCTCTATTCCATGTCCTATCCGATCCTGGATCCATACATGGGAGCGCTCATCGGCTGGAAGGCCTTCATCGCGGCGGTGGTCGGCGGCATTGGAGACATCCGCGGCGCATTTCTCGGCGGATTTCTGCTGGGATTCGTGGAAATCCTGGTGGTCGCATTCTTTCCCTCCACATTCAGAGATCTTATCGCATTTTCCATTCTGCTCATCATACTCGTCTACAAACCCACCGGTCTTTTCGGTGTGGCGAAAACCACCAAAATATAGAGTTGGCAATGCAACGACTATCCGTACCGCTCGTGCTGACGCTCCTTTCCGGCACCCTGATCGTCGCATCCCAGGCCGGGTTGATCGACCTCTACATCCAGTCCGTCATCATGTTCATCGGCATCAACATCATTTTGTCCAGCAGTCTCAATATCGTCAACGGTTATATGGGGGAGTTCGCCTGCGGTCACGCCGCCTTCATGGCCATCGGCGCCTATGTGGCCTCCATTCTCAATGTGTGGCTGTTTACAAAGGACAAGTTCTTCGGCCTACCGCTTCTCCCCCCGGAAATGGCGATATACTGTTTTCCCCTGGTATTGGCGGCCGGCGGCGTGGTCGCGGCCCTTGCCGGCATGCTGGTGGCCATCCCTTCCTTCAAGACCCGGGGCGACTATCTGGCCATCATCACCATCGCCGCCAACTTTATCGTGACGAGCACCATCATCAACATGAGCGCCATCGGCGGGGCCCGCGGGTTCATGGGAATGAAAAAGATCGTCTTCGCCATGGAAGACGTCGCGGATCTGCCGTGGATGCTGATCTGGGTGATTCTGGGGACGGTCTTCAGCGTCTGGCTCATACGCCGCTACGTCTCTTCGACCTACGGAAAGGGAATCATCGCCATCCACCAGGACGAGATCGCGGCGGAAATCATGGGGGTGAACACCAATCGGATGAAGTTGACCGCCTTTATGATTTCATCCGGACTGGCCGGACTGGCGGGTGGACTCTTCGCCCACATTCTGGGATACATCAACCCCGGATCATTCGGGATTTTAAAATCGACCGAATGCCTGGTCATGGTCTATCTGGGGGGTATGGGATCCTTGAGCGGTTCCGTCATTTCGGCCATCCTGTTCACCCTGCTGTTGGAAGGACTCCGCTTCGTCATCCCCTGGATCGACACCGCACTCCACTGGTTGAATGTGATTCCCGACGCCTATGAAATCAGTCAGGTCTGGAAATGGGTGATCATTCCCCTGATTCTCGTCCTTCTGATGCAATTTCGACCGGAAGGAATCATGGGCAACAAGGAATTGTCCGATATTTTTCCCCGTCTCAGAAAATGGTACCGGTTCAAGTAGAAAGCGTTCGCATGAATTTACTCGAGATCAACGGTCTCACCCAGAATTTTGGTGGTCTTTGTGCGCTGTCCGATTTCTCCATCCGCTTCGAGGGCGGTGAACTGACAGGCCTCATCGGGCCCAACGGGGCGGGAAAAACCACCGTGTTCAACCTCACCAGCGGGTTCTACAGGCCTTCCGGGGGCGACATCCGTTTCAAGGGGCGCAGCATCGTCGGCCTCCGTCCGCATCAGATCACCGGCATGGGCATCGCGAGAACCTTTCAGAACATCCGCCTCTGGAACGACATGACGGTTCTGGACAACATTCGGATATCCCAGCATTACAGCATGGGATACGCACTGTGGGACGCCCTGATGCGGACCGTCGCCTATGGGAGGGGCGAACAACGCATCCACCGGACGGCCATGGAGATTCTGGAGGCCCTGGATCTCAGGCGTTACGCGACCGAGCTTCCCAGAAATCTGCCCTACGGCATCCAACGAAAAGTGGAAATCGCCCGAGCCCTCTCCGTCAAGCCGTCTCTCCTGCTTTTGGACGAGCCCGCCGCGGGACTCAATTCCGCCGACATACAGGGGTTGATCCAACTGATTCAGTGGATCCACGACACCTTCGACGTCGCCATCTGGATGATCGAACATCAAATGGCCGTGGTCATGAAGCTCTGCTCCTGGATCAAGGTCATCGATTTCGGCGTCACCATCGCGGAGGGGACGCCCGACGAGATCCAGAACAACCCCGACGTCATCAAAGCCTATCTGGGGGATGATACGATCTGATGCTGCTCGAAATCAACGACCTGGTCGTCAAGTATGGAAACATCGAGGCTCTCCACGGCATCTCGTTCCATGTCAACGAAGGCGAGATCGTCACTCTGATCGGTGCCAACGGCGCCGGCAAAACCACGACCCTTCACGCGATCACCCGGGTGCCGCCGCCGGAAGGCCCGAAAATTCACGGCGGCGACATTCGCTTCAGAGGACGAAGTCTCCTGGGCGTGGAGGCCCACGCCGTGGTTCGAGACTGCCATATCGCGCTGGCACCTGAAGGCCGCCATATCTTCGGAAACCTGACCGTCGAGGAGAACCTGAAACTGGCGACCTTTTCCCGTAAGGACGCGGCGGCCGTTCAAAAGGACTATCAACGGGTCTACGATCTCTTTCCCCGCCTCACGGAACGCCGGACCCAGAGGAGTGAATCCCTGAGCGGGGGCGAACAGCAGATGCTCGCCGTCGGACGGGCGCTCATGACCGGGTGCAATTTTATCCTGCTGGACGAGCCTTCCATGGGACTGGCTCCGCTTCTGATGTACGACATGTTTCGAACCCTCAGGAAGCTGAACGAGCAGGGCATGACCATCCTGCTTATCGAGCAGAACGCCCGACTGGCCTTGAAATTCGCTCATCGCGCCTATGTTCTGGACACCGGAGAGATCGTCATGGCGGGGCGGGCCGAAGCCATGGCTGAAAACCCCGAAGTACAGAAGGCCTACCTTGGATAAACCGAAACGCGGCAATCCGCCGGCGGCTGAATCTTCCGAGCGCAGGGGCGTGTCGGCTTCATGACCACGGCGCCGCCGACTCCGGCGCTTCACCCCGATGACCTGCTGGGTTGGGGCAGGGGATGGGTCGCGGTTTCCAAGCCGCCTGGCGTCAGCGTTCATAACGACCCCGGACGGGATCTTTGTTCCATAACGGCCCGATATGTGGCGCATCGGGGCAGCCTGGCCCGCTCCCTCGGGTATGATCCCGGATTCGGTTTTCATCCGCCTCACCGCCTCGACAAGGAGACGAGCGGTGTTGTCCTTCTGGCCTGCTCGGCAACGGCCCTGCAGTGGATCTCACGGCAGTTCATGGAAAAACGCGTCGCCAAGCGTTACACCGCCCTGGTCCACGGAAGATTGGCGTTGCCGCCGGATGTTCAGTGGGGGGATTGGACCTGGCCGCTTTCGAAGGCCGCCGGAGGACGAAAGCATCCTTCGGGAAAGGGGGAGAAAGTCCCCT harbors:
- a CDS encoding S8 family peptidase, which translates into the protein MKHRIVAVLLMVPAILLFAASARAVTIELSGDRISIHAEKSPLSVILSRLSASGIQIQCPPHIDPEVTATVTDKPIHEGLGAVLKPYGYVLFWERSGKNKSLRPAELHVFDSVGREENGREEREEGFAVAVNPKDGSLYVRNEILLRIAPGSDGEILRSLVSGLGGVILETDALLGIHRVRLPDGIDIPDFPAKLKAGENRLTAEPNYAYPIDFPRRFVGRAPRFESVAPQNIISDTTGVPVAVLDSGWTAGYGLEERVIAALDAVNPGMPVTDGLGHGTQMALIAAGEVRPMGTAGEDAKASPIIPIRTFDDSGITSNFALMRGIDFALSSGARVLNMSWGSETSSPFLEEALAYADNRGLIVVAAAGNKATGAPVYPAAYPTVLGIGALAPDGTPWQHSNYGSFVALSAPGYADLPVGYKGEAGIYAGTSIAAAYVANVISGWLTENPDWQKSDVMHRLRTHGLKRQNP
- a CDS encoding DUF2760 domain-containing protein — protein: MNVVNALSRRAFFWVFFFSALMWFLIDAAVYVALNVVSLKISVLQEDAGIADFRETVSQFKTWIDLIAEYYIPASVVLGLVFILLLWLCLRLSFPGALRKAASVPPPRLKEARSRKKDTAIEAPEPTAVKGERERLYLYLFSILQREGRLMDFLAEDIDAYDDADIGAAVRSIHENCRKIIDKYIIPKSILSDDEESEITVEPGFDPNAVKLTGNVAGNPPFRGIVRHKGWKAGKLDMPTLSGERDPRIIAPAEVEIL
- a CDS encoding Hsp70 family protein — protein: MSDPAYIIGIDLGTTNSVVAYTEAQFRKGEKAEIRVLEIPQLTDAGVVEQQPLLPSFILLPSPHDVPPDGLKLPWSDTRTMAVGQFAKERGAELPQKLIASSKSWLCHTWVDRNKPILPWEGPDDLTKLSPVAAAAEILKHIRDAWNYTMAREDESLRIEHQEVLLTVPASFDAVARDLTVKAAEMAGLTRITLLEEPQAAFYAWIEASNDQWRENIEKGDLVLVFDVGGGTSDFSLIEVDEENGELALKRIAVGDHLLVGGDNMDLTLAYAASRKLSGKKSPDAWQMRSLWHACRKAKEVLLSDPEARDYTVTVLGRGSKLIGGTRKAVLERDMVQKILLEGFFPECGLDAVPQVKQKSGIQEVGLAYESDPAITRHLAHFLSRQQPDDNGRRRLPTAILFNGGVMKAEVLRNHLVQILSSWTDTDADRALREIATADFDLSVARGAAYYGLVRKGEGIRIRGGLNKAYYIGVAASLPAVPGMPVPIKALCVAPFGMEEGTEGSLPDQEFILVVGEPVKFDFLGSSVRIDDTMGQVIEEWEDDIEEITTMETTLDGETGTAIPVILEIRVTEIGTLEIWCVSKLEPSRRWKLEFNVREQSRDSRS
- a CDS encoding tRNA dihydrouridine synthase; translation: MHPSEAEDVRALLNRPIRVGGCIIPKRLFLAPLSKLGNVAFRELVSEFGGFGLLFSEMTGSRSVAFGGGPAASGFMWRAAELPHLVCQLYGDEPAVMALAAERVAAEGFMGVDINFGCAVAAVCKHNCGAALLRDPLRAEKIVSAVRKAVSVPLFVKFRTGWEDDVRTAVDLARRFADAGADALTYHPRVAPDRRTRPPKWAYIGMVKSSVDIPVIGNGNVFDIDDCRRMISETGCDGVAIGRIAVARPWTFAQWTDGVLPDDDVYRRCALGLIDLLGKHFDESTAIRRYYKFSNYFAANFKFGHTFYAMVHKAKSMDALREAVAGFFETAPEIASRPRITMLR
- the manA gene encoding mannose-6-phosphate isomerase, class I → MEKMIDTRIWILDNAILKYPWGSHTAIPDLLGRPPSGDPQAEMWMGAHPKAPSRIEMDGEQIPLNRAIERYPEAILGERTAAAFSRRLPFLFKVLAAAAPLSIQAHPDRRQAATGFQAENRAGIPLDASNRNYRDDNHKPECICALTPFWGLCGFRPVADITALLEAICPRTLSHEIGNLREGRPAEVLKALYASLLTFPASRKRAILDEALENSRRRMDESPVFRWIPALNKAYPDDIAAVSPAILNLFCLTPGQALYLPAGELHAYLDGMGIELMANSDNVLRGGLTAKHIDVGELMKILETTPRTLEKLVPERVSEYEDVYRTPAQEFQLSVISMRTSSEGVRKAVDGVEILLCTEGSVHIGAEGVRKETVLTRGVSVLIPAEVGAYVLRGRGRIYRASVPL
- a CDS encoding ABC transporter substrate-binding protein encodes the protein MRKGFLVTVTFVMAVMMLSPLAWGKTVKIGFNIPLTGDIPKVGEESKFAAEMLREDVNGAGGLDIGGEKYMLEFIYEDNESKAESAVSAALKLIERDQVLAVVGPNSSKQAVPGGQVCDDNRTPMISPWSTNPDTTRDRPWVFRAAFLDPFQGPVAADFAMKQFKAKTAAVLFALANDYSKGLAEIFKADFEKKNGTGSVVAYESYGDKDQDFSAQLTKIIAAKPDFIFLPNNYNEVALIVKQAHDLGWTGPFMGADAWGNSELMTLCGDDCKGHYFSTHYAAAGATGATKEFIDRYQKKYGYQPADVAALTWDAARIVLKGLQDMGSITGDLKDDRKKLRDAISGIAEFEGITGKMKFDDQGDPIKCAVVVKISDTGEFVFTESVCP
- a CDS encoding branched-chain amino acid ABC transporter permease, translated to MFESIIQNLFNALQWGSFYSLIALGYTLVYGVLTLINFAHGDIFMVGAYIAFFVATFFLATLEGVPGWVTLSLTIPLTMILTACVGVALERIAYRPLRRKGVNRLYVVITALMCGLILENGNLALLGASRKSFPEMIDKVVYTIGSVSLTNLKIAVIFSAVLVFIFLQFIVTQTRIGMAMRAISYDKFAVPLMGIPIDAVIVFTFILGSSMAGLAGVLYSMSYPILDPYMGALIGWKAFIAAVVGGIGDIRGAFLGGFLLGFVEILVVAFFPSTFRDLIAFSILLIILVYKPTGLFGVAKTTKI
- a CDS encoding branched-chain amino acid ABC transporter permease, which codes for MQRLSVPLVLTLLSGTLIVASQAGLIDLYIQSVIMFIGINIILSSSLNIVNGYMGEFACGHAAFMAIGAYVASILNVWLFTKDKFFGLPLLPPEMAIYCFPLVLAAGGVVAALAGMLVAIPSFKTRGDYLAIITIAANFIVTSTIINMSAIGGARGFMGMKKIVFAMEDVADLPWMLIWVILGTVFSVWLIRRYVSSTYGKGIIAIHQDEIAAEIMGVNTNRMKLTAFMISSGLAGLAGGLFAHILGYINPGSFGILKSTECLVMVYLGGMGSLSGSVISAILFTLLLEGLRFVIPWIDTALHWLNVIPDAYEISQVWKWVIIPLILVLLMQFRPEGIMGNKELSDIFPRLRKWYRFK